Proteins encoded in a region of the Candidatus Methylomirabilota bacterium genome:
- a CDS encoding DHA2 family efflux MFS transporter permease subunit: MSSPVEAAPISAARKWAITLSVMVVAFMQVLDTSVTNVVLPHLQGSLSAGLEEVSWVITSYLAANAIIIPATGWLAGLLGRKRFFLVCCVLFTVSSVLSGMAPNLTFLILARIAQGIGGGPIIPLSQAILWEIFPLGQRGLAMAVWGVGFMMGPIIGPTLGGYIADNWSWRWIFYINLPVGLLGFFMASACLFDPPYLKKPARVDWPGLALMIVGFGSLQLMLDRGEREDWFDSRLIVTLALLAGVALVGFLIRELMADHPIMDLRVFTDRNFAFGASFIALIGLGMFSSMVLLALYSQKLLGYDAYTSGLVLAPGGLGNMFSLILCGRLVTRVDQRLLLTFGCLVNAISLYMMSNLTLGMDYWTLTLPRIIQGFALGFIFVPLSTLTLATIRKDKLVNATSAYNVLRNLGGSVGIALATTFLAQRSQFHQHNLVAHVTVWDPETQRRLGEWTRHFLAQGADAFTAQRQATAMLYHDVVGQAQVLAYADDFWILAILFSLVPLFLPLMRRVHADPAAPKADDDRDGERVSPLPAPVE, from the coding sequence GTGTCGTCGCCGGTCGAGGCCGCGCCGATCTCGGCGGCCCGCAAGTGGGCCATCACGCTGTCGGTGATGGTGGTGGCCTTCATGCAGGTGCTCGACACCAGCGTGACCAACGTGGTGCTGCCGCATCTGCAGGGCTCGCTCTCCGCCGGCCTCGAGGAAGTCTCGTGGGTGATCACGTCCTATCTGGCCGCCAACGCGATCATCATTCCCGCCACCGGCTGGCTCGCCGGCCTGCTCGGGCGCAAGCGCTTCTTCCTCGTATGCTGCGTGCTGTTCACGGTGAGCTCGGTGCTGTCGGGCATGGCCCCGAACCTCACCTTCCTGATCCTCGCCCGCATCGCGCAGGGCATCGGGGGCGGCCCGATCATCCCGCTCTCGCAGGCCATCCTCTGGGAGATCTTCCCGCTCGGCCAGCGCGGCCTCGCGATGGCGGTGTGGGGCGTGGGCTTCATGATGGGCCCGATCATCGGCCCGACGCTCGGCGGCTACATCGCGGACAACTGGTCGTGGCGCTGGATCTTCTACATCAATCTGCCGGTGGGCCTCCTCGGGTTCTTCATGGCGAGCGCCTGCCTGTTCGATCCGCCGTATCTCAAGAAGCCCGCGCGGGTGGACTGGCCCGGCCTCGCCCTCATGATCGTGGGCTTCGGCAGCCTGCAGCTGATGCTCGACCGCGGCGAGCGCGAGGACTGGTTCGACTCCCGGCTCATCGTGACGCTGGCGTTGCTGGCCGGCGTGGCCCTGGTCGGCTTCCTGATCCGCGAGCTGATGGCCGACCATCCGATCATGGATCTGCGGGTCTTCACCGATCGCAACTTCGCCTTCGGGGCCAGCTTCATCGCCCTGATCGGCCTCGGCATGTTCTCGAGCATGGTGCTGCTGGCCCTCTACTCGCAGAAGCTCCTCGGCTACGACGCGTATACCTCCGGCCTCGTCCTGGCCCCCGGCGGCCTCGGCAACATGTTCTCGCTGATCCTGTGCGGGCGCCTGGTCACTCGGGTGGACCAGCGCCTGCTGCTCACCTTCGGCTGCCTGGTGAACGCGATCAGCCTCTACATGATGTCGAACCTCACACTGGGCATGGACTACTGGACGCTGACGCTGCCCCGGATCATCCAGGGCTTCGCGCTCGGCTTCATCTTCGTGCCCCTGTCCACCCTGACCCTGGCCACCATCCGCAAGGACAAGCTGGTCAACGCCACCTCCGCCTACAACGTGCTGCGCAATCTCGGCGGCAGCGTGGGCATCGCGCTGGCCACCACGTTCCTCGCCCAGCGCAGCCAGTTCCACCAGCACAACCTGGTGGCGCACGTCACGGTGTGGGATCCGGAGACGCAGCGGCGCCTCGGGGAATGGACGCGACACTTCCTGGCCCAGGGCGCCGACGCCTTCACCGCGCAGCGGCAGGCCACCGCGATGCTCTACCACGACGTGGTAGGACAGGCGCAGGTGCTGGCCTACGCCGACGACTTCTGGATCCTCGCGATTCTCTTCTCGCTGGTACCGCTGTTCCTGCCGCTGATGCGGCGGGTGCACGCCGATCCGGCCGCCCCGAAGGCGGACGACGACCGCGACGGCGAGCGCGTGTCCCCGCTGCCCGCGCCGGTGGAGTGA
- a CDS encoding HlyD family secretion protein, which translates to MRRGRLIGLAVAVVLAGLVYGGYLWWQSFRYISTDDAYVEGSIVVISAKVAGHVAELRMDDNRAVKAGDVLLRIDPRDYEARRDQAKAAVAVALASHQATRSETQLTRETTAAQVDESRAALESARVAEQAAESAVAEARATLEAKRAATAAMIADVAGAQSTQRQNAREMDRMKRLLQGGFVSQRDFDQAEMVMLTSTATVEATQKRLNQAEKEAQQAEAALASRTLAVSLARQRVNEARAALGRVESQRRQVTVKEAEVERAEAALSQARADLSFAELQLQHTEVRAPSDGVVSKKSVEVGQVVQMGQPLLALVPLHDVWVLANFKETQLGRVRPGMAADVEIDTFPGQVFHGTVDSLSAGTGSRFSLLPPENATGNWVKVVQRVPVKIRLDPRELGNPHTLRAGMSAYVVIRVK; encoded by the coding sequence ATGAGACGAGGGCGTTTGATCGGCCTGGCCGTGGCGGTCGTCCTGGCCGGCCTGGTGTACGGCGGGTACCTCTGGTGGCAGAGCTTCCGGTACATCTCCACGGATGACGCGTACGTAGAAGGCAGCATCGTCGTCATCAGCGCCAAGGTCGCGGGCCACGTCGCCGAGCTGCGCATGGACGATAACCGCGCGGTCAAGGCCGGCGACGTCCTCCTCCGCATCGACCCGCGCGACTACGAGGCCCGGCGCGATCAGGCCAAGGCCGCGGTGGCGGTGGCGCTGGCCAGCCACCAGGCCACCCGCTCCGAGACGCAGCTGACCCGCGAGACCACCGCCGCGCAGGTCGACGAGTCGCGCGCCGCGCTCGAGTCGGCGCGGGTGGCCGAGCAGGCCGCGGAGTCGGCGGTGGCGGAGGCGCGCGCCACCCTGGAGGCCAAGCGCGCGGCGACCGCCGCGATGATCGCCGACGTCGCCGGCGCGCAGAGCACGCAGCGCCAGAACGCGCGCGAGATGGATCGGATGAAGCGGCTGCTGCAGGGCGGCTTCGTCTCGCAGCGCGACTTCGATCAGGCCGAGATGGTGATGCTCACCTCGACCGCCACCGTCGAGGCCACCCAGAAGCGGCTCAACCAGGCCGAGAAGGAAGCCCAGCAGGCCGAGGCCGCGCTGGCCAGCCGCACGCTCGCGGTGAGCCTGGCCCGGCAGCGGGTGAACGAGGCGCGGGCCGCGCTCGGGCGGGTGGAGAGCCAGCGGCGGCAGGTCACGGTCAAGGAGGCGGAGGTCGAGCGGGCCGAGGCCGCCCTCAGCCAGGCCCGCGCCGACCTGTCGTTCGCCGAGCTGCAGCTGCAGCACACCGAGGTGCGCGCGCCCAGCGACGGGGTGGTGTCGAAGAAGAGCGTGGAGGTCGGGCAGGTGGTGCAGATGGGCCAGCCGCTGCTGGCCCTGGTCCCGCTGCACGACGTGTGGGTGCTCGCCAACTTCAAGGAGACGCAGCTCGGCCGCGTGCGGCCGGGCATGGCCGCCGACGTGGAGATCGACACCTTCCCGGGCCAGGTCTTCCACGGCACCGTGGACTCGCTGAGCGCGGGCACCGGCTCTCGCTTCTCGCTGCTGCCGCCGGAGAACGCCACCGGCAACTGGGTCAAGGTCGTGCAGCGCGTGCCGGTGAAGATCCGGCTCGATCCCCGCGAGCTGGGCAACCCGCACACCCTCCGGGCCGGGATGTCCGCCTACGTGGTCATCCGGGTGAAGTAG